The nucleotide sequence GCACGCCGTCACCAAATTAAATAATTAATCCAGCTCCGACTGCTTGTAGGCAGATGGTTTCAGGTTCTATTTCACTCCCCTAACAGGGGTTCTTTTCACCTTTCCCTCACGGTACTTGTGCACTATCGGTCGGTGGCTCGTATTTAGCCTTAGGAGGTGGTCCTCCCTGATTCCCACAAGGCTCCTCTTATCCCGTGGTACTCGGGATCTCCGCTAACATATTATATCTATTTCGCTTACGGGGCTATCACCCTCTGTGGCTAATCTTTCCAGATTATTCTGCTATAAATATAATACGTATATCGCGGGTCCCACTACCCCGAACACTAATTTTAGTGCTCGGTTTAGGCTCGTCCGCGTTCGCTCGCCGCTACTTACGGAATCACTGTTGTTTTCTCTTCCTCCAGGTACTGAGATGTTTCACTTCCCCGGGTTGGCCTCCCGCCCTTATTTATCACACGAAATCTCTTCCAGACTATGCTTAATGCGCTCCCTTAAATGGCGATATCCTCCTCCATGCTGCTTCAGTTTACTTTCTCTTAAACTGCATCTGCACGACTTAAATACGCCTCATAATACACCAAATACCATCTCTTACCAGATGTATATCTGCTCCTGCCGCTATTATGCTCTCTAAGGCGACGCCTCAAATCTGATGTAAAGCCTATATAAACTTCTTTACCAGATGAAAGTACATAAACATAATACATAAGCACCTCGTATAGTAAATAAGGGCGGGATGACTGGACATTAATCCAGACGGGTTGTCCCATTCGGATATCTACGGATCTACGCTCTTTAGCAGCTAACCGTAGCTTTTCGCAGCTTGACACGTCCTTCTTCGCCGGCCACCGCCAAGGCATTCCCCATCTGCCCTTAGTAGCTTGACCTCTAATTACAATTTACCCTTATCTCTTCTCTCTTTATACCTATTTAATTGTCAAACATCGCATGGAGATGAGGAGGATCGAACTCCTGACCCCCGCCTTGCAAGGGCGGTGCTCTCCCAGCTGAGCTACATCCCCGGATTAGCTTTAAGTGCTAAGTACTAAGCACTAAGCAAAATACTTAACTCTTAGCACTTAGTACTTAACTCTCATGGGCCTAGGTGGATTTGAACCACCGACCTCACGCTTATCAGGCGTGCGCTCTAACCAACTGAGCTATAGGCCCCCTAATACAGTTGTCAGAAGACAGATAACAGATACAATTACTCCCATCTGTACTCTGCCCTCTGACCTCTGTTTAGGGTCGGCCGGCCTGTGATGATTTATTCTTTTCTTTCCTTAGAAAGGAGGTGATCCAGCCACACCTTCCGGTACGGCTACCTTGTTACGACTTCACCCCAGTTGCCAGTCATACCATAAACGGCTCCCTCCGCAGTTGGGCCACCGGCTTCAGGTACAACCAACTCCCGTGGTGTGACGGGCGGTGTGTACAAGGCCCGGGAACGTATTCACCGCAGTTTTGCTGACCTGCGATTACTAGCGATTCCGCCTTCATGTAGTCGAATTGCAGACTACAATCCGAACTAAGGCACGCTTTTAGGGATTCGCTACACCTCGCGGCTTCGCTGCCCTCTGTACGTACCATTGTAGCACGTGTGTAGCCCTGGTCATAAAGGCCATGATGACTTGACGTCGTCCCCACCTTCCTCCCGTTTATCACGGGCAGTATCCATAGAGTGCCCGGCCTTACCGATGGCAACTATGAATAGGGGTTGCGCTCGTTGCGGGACTTAACCCAACACCTCACGGCACGAGCTGACGACAGCCATGCAGCACCTGTCTCTCCGCTCCCGCCAAAGGCGGGCACAGAACTATCTCTAGTCCCTCCGGAGGATGTCAAGACCAGGTAAGGTTCTTCGGTTAGCATCGAATTAAACCACGTGCTCCACCGCTTGTGCGGGCCCCCGTCAATTCCTTTGAGTTTTAACCTTGCGGTCGTACTCCCCAGGCGGGACGCTTAACGCGTTGGCTTCGGCACTGAAGGGGTCGGTTCCTCCAACACCTAGCGTCCATCGTTTACAGCGTGGACTACCAGGGTATCTAATCCTGTTTGCTACCCACGCTCTCGTACCTCAGCGTCAGTGATCGGCCAGGTAGCCGCCTTCGCTACTGGTGTTCTTCCCTATATCTACGCATTTCACCGCTACACAGGGAATTCCGCTACCCCCTCCGACACTCTAGCATGATAGTATCAAAGGCCCTACTACGGTTGAGCCGTAGCCTTTAACCTCCGACTTACCACGCCGCCTACGTACGCTTTACGCCCAGTAATTCCGAACAACGCTCGCCCCCTCCGTATTACCGCGGCTGCTGGCACGGAGTTAGCCGGGGCTTATTCTTACGGTACCGTCAAATATTAACCAGTTACTGTTAATAACTTTCTTCCCGTAAAAAAGGACTTTACGACCCGAAGGCCTTCCTCGTCCACGCGGCGTCGCTGCGTCAGGCTCTCGCCCATTGCGCAAAATTCCCCACTGCTGCCTCCCGTAGGAGTCTGGACCGTGTCTCAGTTCCAGTGTGGGCGACCACCCTCTCAGGCCGCCTAATGATCGTCGCCTTGGTAAGCCTTTACCTTACCAACTAGCTAATCAGACGCGAGCCCATCCATTAGCACAAGCCGAAACCTGCCTTTATCAATACACCATGAAGTGTATTAACACATCCTGTCTTAGCCCAACTTTCGCCGGGTTATCCAGGTCTAATGGGTAGGTCACTCACGCGTTACTCACCCGTGCGCCGGTGTACTACCTCCCCGAAGGGAGGATTCCCCCTGACTTGCATGTGTTAAGCACGCCGCCAGCGTTCGTTCTGAGCCAGGATCAAACTCTCCATCCAAAATCCTGTCCAGCTTACTTAGCTGTCTATCTATCTCATCACAGACCGGCCTATTCTGTTATCAAACATCTTAACTGCTATATCAAATATTCTTTGCTCTCTCAATTACTGTAAAAAAAACACAACAAAAACGCAACATATCCTACTCGCGATTAATCTATTTCAGATAGCTTTGCTGGATCCTTTACATCCCGCTCTCTGTATCAACTTCCCTTGCAGCGGATGAAACTTATAGTATATCTAGTATCCTTTGTCAAATACTTTTTAGGAAAAATCCGAGATTTTTTTATTTTTATTTATCATAAGACTATCCACAATGACCAGAGAAGCCATCGCTTCGGCAACTGGAACGACTCTGGGGGCGACGCAGGGATCATGTCTGCCCTTTGTAACAACTTCTCTGCTGTTACCAAATTTATCTATGGTCTGCTTTGGAATTAAAATAGACGAAGCAGGCTTTACCGGAAATCTGAAAACGATGTCCTGACCGGTGGAAATCCCCCCAAGTGTCCCTCCTGCATTATTTGACAAAAAGCCGTGCGGAGAAATTTCATCATTATTTTCACTGCCGCAGGCATAAACCACGTCGAAACCTCTGCCAAATTCTATCCCTTTCACAGCCGGCAGGGATAAAATAGCCTTTGCCAAATCTGCATTTAATCTGTCAAAAACAGGCTCACCCAAACCGGGCTCAACCCCCCTTATTATGACTTCAACTATTCCTCCAACGGAATCACCTCTGTCTTTCGCTTTCAGAATATAATTCTTCATTTCCTGATATTTTTCAGAATCAGCACATCTTACCGGATTCCTTTCGATAAAATCTTCATCAAACTTTTCCCCTTTAACAGTGCCTATCTGTTTTACATAACCGGTAATCTTTATATCTTTAAGGGACAAAAGTTTTTTTGCAACTGCACCTGCAGCCACTCTGCCTATAGTCTCCCTTGACGAAGAGCGCCCCCCGCCCCGATAGTCTCTGATACCATATTTCATAAAATAAGTATAATCAGCATGTCCCGGTCGGAAAAGATTTTTTACGTCACCATAATCTTTGGACTGCTGATTTTTGTTATATACAACCATACAAACAGGCGTTCCCGTAGTTTTGCCCTCAAACACACCGCTTAAAATCTCCACTTTGTCAGCTTCATCTCTCGGGGTAGTTATTTCACTTTGGCCGGGTCTCCTTCTGTCAAGCTCTTTCTGAATATCGTCTTCATGAAGCTCCAAGCCGGCAGGACACCCGTCCAGAACCACGCCAACAGCAGGTCCGTGACTTTCTCCAAAAGTAGTAATTCTGAAAATTTTACCGAAGCTGTTCCCTGACATGTGAAACTCCCTCACTCATATTTAATAACGTGTGCCACTTCTAAAGTAATAAGTCCGTGACCAATCATTTTGTCAATTTCCGGAAGAATATTATTAACTTTCTCTTCACTGTCCACTACTTCCACAATCAAAGGGAGATCATTAGACAGCGCAAGAGTCCTTGAGGAATGTATTACTGAACTCGCCCCGTAACCATATATCCCCCTGATCACCGTTGCACCGGCAATACCTTTTTCACGACATAATTCCACCAAAGATTTATATAAAGGCTTTCCTTCGTATTTATCATTTTCGCCGATAAAAATTCTCATCAGCTTTTGTGTACCTTCAAGTTTTGTCACAATCCACCCCACAGTCTTGCAATGTATACGCCCAAAAAAGCAGTAATAAGGCTGATAATTACATTGGTAGCAGCATAAATAAAAAATAAAACATACGAATTCTCTTCCAGTATGTTAACAGCTTCCAGCGAAAATGTAGAAAAAGTGGTAAAGGAGCCAAGGAAACCTATGCAAACCAAAGCTCTGAAAGCAGCTCCGTCAGACATTTTTATTACGGACAAAGTAAAAAGAAACCCAAGGAGAAAACTGCCAAGAATATTAACAGCAATAGTACCGTAGGGAATGAGGTTTCCAAAAATATTCATAGTAATCTTTGAAACGACAAATCTGGAAACAGCCCCGAAAAAACCGCCGATTCCAATGTATAAAATATTCATTTACTCACCCTGGATAATGTTATATTATGACATTAATGAATACTCAAGTTTTATTTTACATTATTGTTTTACTGATAATAACGTACCTGATAAACATTCCTTTCGGTATTATAAGGAAACGTTATAAAAAATTTTCTGTAGGTTGGTTTATATGTATACACGCCCCAATTCCTATAGTGGCTTTTATAAGAATATCCACTCAAGTTTCATTTAAATTCATCCCCATTTTAATAGCCGCTGCAATAGCAGGTCAAATAACCGGTTCAAGAGTAAAAAGAAACAACACCTGAGCGTAAACAGAAAATCACTCTTGATAACAAGTTGTGTTTGGATGAGCAATAAAGGAATCACGAAGATAATAAAGTTCACGGTTGGCACAAACCAAGAACCACTTCACCATTATTCATTGTAATCAAATAAGCATAAAGAAGGCTGAGCGCCTTTTTTATGCCAACGTGAGAACTTTTGCTCCTATACTGCTCCCATTTTTTATCTCAATAAGTGCTTTGTTGGCTTTTTCCAAAGGATATTCTTCAACAGTGGGAAAAATCCCCGCTTTTGCAGCAATATTGATAAAATCCTGAAGATCATCAGGGGTAACGTTTGCCACACTTTTTAACTCTTTTTCCATCCAAAGGTGATTTTTGTAATCAAGGTTCATCAAAGACTCTTTGTCAAATTCCTCTTTACTAATGGCATTAACCACTACACGCCCCGAAGGTACAATATTTAAAAGACCCGCCAGTACAGTTTTGTACACCGGAGTAGTGTCAATAATACTCAGACACTGTTCCGGAGGTGAATCTTCTATATCCCCTGCCCAAAAAGCACCGAGTTTTTTTGCAAAATCCCGCTGAGATGCACTCCTTGCAAAAACAAAAAAACGGGAATCCGGATACAGGTATTTGGCAAGCTGAAGAACCAGATGGGCGGATGCACCGAATCCCATAAAACCAAGGTTCTGTCCGTTTACCATCCGGGCAAGCTTTAGCGAGCGGTAACCCACGGCTCCGGCACAAAGCAAAGGTGCCGCCTGTGAATCTTCATACGCATCAGGTATTTTTACAGCATAATGCTCATTGACTTTCATATATTCGGCATATCCGCCGTCTGCATCCCTGCCGGTGGCCTTAAAATCGCTGCATAGGTTTTCCAGTCCGTTATTGCAGAAAAAACAAGCACCACAAGCTGAATAAATCCAGCCGACTCCGACTCTGTCACCTTTTTTGAATTTTGTGACACCGCCTGACATTCCCACAACCTCACCCACTATTTCATGGCCGGGAATAACAGGCAGCTTAGGGGGTCTGGTACGCCCTTCAATCTCATCAAGCTCTGTATGACAAACTCCGCAGGCTTTTACCTTTATTAATATTTCCCCGTTTATCGGTTCAGGGACCGGATAGTCTTTTAATACCAAAGGTTCGGATTCCTGGTTTAACTCTACAATTCTTTTTAGAACCATAGCCTTCATATATCTGCCCCCGAAAGAAAATTTATTTAAGTTTCACGGTTGCGTCTATGCACGTCTGACAGCGTCATCGCGAGGGCGAAAGCCCACGGCGATCTCACGTCTTGTATTAGAGATTGCCTCGCTACGCTCGCAAAGACGGAACTAAGTGCGAAACTTGACAATTTATTTAAAAAGTCTGTTTATTATGTCTCTGTACTTCTTTTCAATATAGTATCTTTTCTTTTTCAGGGTATTGGTAAGCTCTTCACCCAGTTTAAATTCTTTGTCCAAAAAAGAGATTTTATGCAATTTTTCATAATCCCTGAAACCTTTTTTTGAAGAAAGAAATTTATTTATATCTTTTCTTATCTTCTCCACGATATAACTGTCTTTGGTAAAATCTTCCTTGGAATGGATCAATTTATTATATTTTTCAGAGACATAATCTTTCATCTGCTCAAAATCCGGTACAATCAATGCCCCTAATCCCTTTTTGTCCTGGCCAACAAGAACAGCATCCTTGACAAAGGGGAACATGGAAATCGTGGATTCTATCTTTGTGGGATCGATATTTTCTCCGTTAGCCAGAACTATTATCTCCTTTGCACGTCCCGTAATTACTAATTCGCCTGTAAGAGTAAATTTACCCAAATCACCGGTTTTGAAAAAACCGTCTTCTGTAAAGGATTTTTCGTTTTCTTCTTCATTTTTATAATAACCGCTGAACACCTGCTCACCCTTCACCTGAATTTCACCTTCCTCTCCCGCGGGCAGGATATTGCCATCCTCATCAACTATTCTGATTTCAGTATTTTTTATGGGTGGTCCCAGTGTACCGAAGACTTCGCAGTGCAGGTCCCTTCCGGCGATCCCGGGGGCGCATTCCGTCATTCCGTAAGCAGTCACAATTCTTATGCCTATAGCATCTATCCATTCATCCACAAACTGAGGCAAGCTTCCGCCCCCGCTGACTGCAAGTCTGAGTCTGCCGCCGAATTTTTCCCTTAAAAGGACAAACTTTTTCCCGGCGTACATTTCCACCGGCTTTAAAAGAATCATTTTTACTAAAGCCAGTCCTTTTGAAAATATATTTTCAAAAAAGCCCTTTTTCTTAAAACCGGGAAGATTGTTTTTAAGTAATCTTTTATTTCTTCTGTAAGCTGCCGAAGCGTTTACCAGCAAATTAAAAATTTTGGCTTTTTTCTCACTTTCTTTCTTTAGCGTTGCATTAACCTT is from Flexistipes sinusarabici DSM 4947 and encodes:
- a CDS encoding AMP-dependent synthetase/ligase, translating into MNKLQSYDNIFQLFINTWRQYPDKTAFVYRVNGVEFDVTYNKLFEDVLLLANAFMDKKVTKNSKVSIISDNRYSWIVTDLALVAIGAVSVPRGSDTPGDEFEFIINHSESDFIVFETPGLMKNTLSDSIAKKMKNIFVMEGNSEHRFFNKIYAYNEIIKKDREITYNEIEEFISLADKHKIDDPFTLIYTSGTTGTPKGVLLSNRNFLANLSRIPDMVDLSSDDVWLSILPSWHIFERLAEHLSVMQGCTTVYSNIKTFSDDLKKYSPTIVATVPRLWEALYTKVNATLKKESEKKAKIFNLLVNASAAYRRNKRLLKNNLPGFKKKGFFENIFSKGLALVKMILLKPVEMYAGKKFVLLREKFGGRLRLAVSGGGSLPQFVDEWIDAIGIRIVTAYGMTECAPGIAGRDLHCEVFGTLGPPIKNTEIRIVDEDGNILPAGEEGEIQVKGEQVFSGYYKNEEENEKSFTEDGFFKTGDLGKFTLTGELVITGRAKEIIVLANGENIDPTKIESTISMFPFVKDAVLVGQDKKGLGALIVPDFEQMKDYVSEKYNKLIHSKEDFTKDSYIVEKIRKDINKFLSSKKGFRDYEKLHKISFLDKEFKLGEELTNTLKKKRYYIEKKYRDIINRLFK
- a CDS encoding zinc-dependent alcohol dehydrogenase family protein — translated: MKAMVLKRIVELNQESEPLVLKDYPVPEPINGEILIKVKACGVCHTELDEIEGRTRPPKLPVIPGHEIVGEVVGMSGGVTKFKKGDRVGVGWIYSACGACFFCNNGLENLCSDFKATGRDADGGYAEYMKVNEHYAVKIPDAYEDSQAAPLLCAGAVGYRSLKLARMVNGQNLGFMGFGASAHLVLQLAKYLYPDSRFFVFARSASQRDFAKKLGAFWAGDIEDSPPEQCLSIIDTTPVYKTVLAGLLNIVPSGRVVVNAISKEEFDKESLMNLDYKNHLWMEKELKSVANVTPDDLQDFINIAAKAGIFPTVEEYPLEKANKALIEIKNGSSIGAKVLTLA
- the aroC gene encoding chorismate synthase — encoded protein: MSGNSFGKIFRITTFGESHGPAVGVVLDGCPAGLELHEDDIQKELDRRRPGQSEITTPRDEADKVEILSGVFEGKTTGTPVCMVVYNKNQQSKDYGDVKNLFRPGHADYTYFMKYGIRDYRGGGRSSSRETIGRVAAGAVAKKLLSLKDIKITGYVKQIGTVKGEKFDEDFIERNPVRCADSEKYQEMKNYILKAKDRGDSVGGIVEVIIRGVEPGLGEPVFDRLNADLAKAILSLPAVKGIEFGRGFDVVYACGSENNDEISPHGFLSNNAGGTLGGISTGQDIVFRFPVKPASSILIPKQTIDKFGNSREVVTKGRHDPCVAPRVVPVAEAMASLVIVDSLMINKNKKISDFS
- a CDS encoding DUF190 domain-containing protein, whose translation is MTKLEGTQKLMRIFIGENDKYEGKPLYKSLVELCREKGIAGATVIRGIYGYGASSVIHSSRTLALSNDLPLIVEVVDSEEKVNNILPEIDKMIGHGLITLEVAHVIKYE
- the crcB gene encoding fluoride efflux transporter CrcB, whose protein sequence is MNILYIGIGGFFGAVSRFVVSKITMNIFGNLIPYGTIAVNILGSFLLGFLFTLSVIKMSDGAAFRALVCIGFLGSFTTFSTFSLEAVNILEENSYVLFFIYAATNVIISLITAFLGVYIARLWGGL